A stretch of Halodesulfovibrio sp. MK-HDV DNA encodes these proteins:
- a CDS encoding outer membrane homotrimeric porin, with protein MKRIITLALAMCMVFGAALNASAAEIKATGNMWVGYDYLNKDNDGKTNDFVQRFRTQIDIVASESLSGTVFFEINNKWGQTKAGNVGGGSGGAIGADGVNIQTRRAYLDFLIPNSAVKVRAGIQGFALPGAVAGNVVLNDDLGAIVASTSYSNVDFTAFYGRPYDRKDADGNDMSDSSVDIYGLVAGINFDTITVSPYAMFAAAGKNAQRTDGTAYNNDTQWYGVALEATPIQNLVLSFDGVYGKAADKDAGFLVAGKAAYTTNYCIPAFMAWYGSGDDSDGEGLMPTLDNGGDFTATTLVGEGAVGPTSDAVFGNALGKWGIALQAEEITFIEKVSHIARLTYIRGTNDDSNTNLDIENWGEDDSALEIDFVTTYSMYDNLDFVADLAYVATDFDSDNAASNVDNVFKAGILAVYSF; from the coding sequence ATGAAACGTATTATTACTCTTGCACTCGCAATGTGCATGGTATTCGGCGCAGCGCTCAACGCTTCTGCAGCTGAAATCAAAGCTACTGGTAACATGTGGGTTGGTTACGACTACCTCAACAAAGACAACGACGGTAAAACAAACGACTTTGTTCAGCGTTTCCGTACTCAGATCGACATCGTTGCTTCTGAATCTCTTTCCGGTACCGTATTCTTCGAAATTAACAACAAATGGGGTCAGACCAAAGCAGGCAACGTTGGCGGCGGTTCTGGTGGTGCTATTGGCGCTGACGGCGTTAACATCCAGACACGTCGTGCTTACCTCGATTTCCTCATTCCTAACTCCGCTGTTAAAGTACGCGCTGGTATCCAGGGCTTCGCTCTTCCAGGTGCAGTAGCTGGCAACGTTGTTCTTAACGACGACCTCGGCGCAATCGTAGCTTCTACTAGCTACTCCAACGTTGACTTCACCGCTTTCTACGGCCGTCCTTACGACCGTAAAGACGCTGATGGTAACGACATGTCCGATTCTTCTGTTGACATCTACGGCCTCGTAGCTGGCATCAACTTCGACACAATCACTGTTTCCCCTTACGCTATGTTTGCTGCTGCAGGCAAAAACGCTCAGCGTACAGACGGCACAGCTTACAACAACGACACTCAGTGGTACGGTGTAGCTCTCGAAGCAACCCCTATCCAGAACCTCGTTCTTTCCTTCGACGGTGTATACGGTAAAGCAGCTGACAAAGACGCTGGTTTCCTCGTAGCTGGTAAAGCTGCTTACACAACAAATTACTGCATCCCTGCATTCATGGCATGGTACGGTTCTGGCGACGACAGCGACGGCGAAGGCCTCATGCCTACCCTCGATAACGGTGGCGACTTTACAGCTACTACTCTCGTAGGTGAAGGCGCTGTTGGTCCTACATCTGATGCTGTATTCGGTAACGCACTCGGCAAATGGGGTATCGCACTTCAGGCTGAAGAAATTACCTTCATCGAAAAAGTTTCCCACATTGCACGTCTTACATACATTCGTGGCACTAACGATGATTCCAACACAAACCTCGACATCGAAAACTGGGGCGAAGACGACTCCGCTCTCGAAATCGACTTTGTTACTACATACAGCATGTACGACAACCTCGACTTCGTTGCTGACCTCGCATACGTAGCTACCGACTTTGACAGCGACAACGCTGCAAGCAACGTAGACAACGTATTCAAAGCTGGTATCCTCGCCGTTTACAGCTTCTAG
- a CDS encoding MarR family winged helix-turn-helix transcriptional regulator, whose product MPISDQRKRTSGAPESSVDMKIKEQSDTPSRPNGHATGHDLHDLFQDVFALHVSLSAAMDSVHEHAGLRTPQVRVANRLSDGPATVPHVATDLAVSRQYVQTVCNELQEQGLMEFVENPRHKRSKLVALTEKGQKALAQTRENEAAFIQQSLPDICSRQVTEASALLRELRERMEETRFEGRENS is encoded by the coding sequence ATGCCCATATCCGACCAACGCAAGCGTACCAGTGGTGCACCTGAAAGCTCCGTTGACATGAAGATTAAAGAGCAATCCGACACACCTTCGCGCCCCAATGGACATGCCACCGGTCACGACCTGCATGATCTTTTTCAAGATGTGTTTGCGCTGCATGTAAGCCTGTCCGCAGCTATGGACAGTGTCCACGAGCACGCTGGCTTACGCACTCCCCAAGTGCGGGTAGCCAACAGGCTTTCGGACGGTCCGGCAACGGTTCCTCATGTTGCGACAGACCTCGCCGTGTCACGACAGTACGTACAGACCGTTTGCAATGAGTTGCAGGAGCAAGGCTTGATGGAGTTTGTCGAAAACCCCAGACATAAGCGTTCCAAGTTGGTGGCGTTGACAGAAAAGGGGCAAAAGGCGCTTGCCCAAACCCGTGAAAATGAAGCGGCGTTCATTCAGCAGAGTCTTCCTGACATTTGCAGTCGGCAGGTAACCGAAGCCTCTGCTTTGCTTAGGGAGCTTCGTGAGAGAATGGAAGAGACCCGTTTTGAAGGTAGAGAAAATTCTTAG
- a CDS encoding isoprenylcysteine carboxylmethyltransferase family protein — protein MRVDTNFSPQPDSPNVNIMPPKMFNICLISGIVMEFCWTSTLPFIPTILRMILGGGIALGGFMFMMWGHNLFTALGVKVPTNLPSSMLVTGGAYTISRNPMYVGFVSILIGIGLAVGSIWILLTSLPMALYLGLHVIPQEEAYLEKAFGEDYRQYRLTVRRWL, from the coding sequence ATGAGAGTCGACACCAACTTCAGTCCGCAGCCTGATTCCCCAAATGTAAATATTATGCCACCGAAAATGTTCAATATTTGCCTCATTTCCGGAATTGTAATGGAATTCTGCTGGACTAGCACGCTGCCTTTTATTCCTACCATTTTGCGGATGATACTAGGGGGAGGCATCGCCCTTGGGGGTTTTATGTTTATGATGTGGGGTCATAATCTTTTTACCGCCCTTGGTGTTAAGGTCCCAACGAACTTGCCTTCCTCCATGCTGGTTACCGGTGGTGCGTATACAATCAGCCGTAATCCAATGTATGTAGGGTTTGTCTCTATTCTCATCGGAATTGGACTTGCAGTTGGTAGTATATGGATACTTTTGACTTCCCTGCCTATGGCGTTGTATCTAGGGCTTCACGTTATTCCACAAGAAGAGGCATACCTTGAGAAAGCCTTTGGGGAAGACTATCGCCAATACCGTTTAACAGTACGAAGGTGGCTGTAA
- a CDS encoding bifunctional 2-polyprenyl-6-hydroxyphenol methylase/3-demethylubiquinol 3-O-methyltransferase UbiG: MQYYNDHAFEYSKKTLPISMTEQYEKFLRVLPENGFILDAGCGSGRDALHFLKNGYKVDAFDASVELGKLAEDLTGLDIKCLRFQEFEPKPIYDGIWANASLLHVPHEELHDVLTSFRNSLKPGGSLYCSFKYGKQDSIDAVGRSFTNRTCEALNKDLTLAGFTARRTITLQQSITPEGASQEWVIGLAIAP, translated from the coding sequence ATGCAGTACTATAATGACCATGCGTTCGAGTATTCAAAAAAGACCTTGCCCATCAGTATGACTGAACAGTACGAAAAGTTTTTGCGTGTACTTCCAGAAAACGGATTTATTCTGGATGCAGGCTGCGGCTCCGGCCGTGATGCTCTTCACTTCCTCAAGAACGGGTACAAGGTTGATGCGTTTGATGCCTCTGTTGAACTGGGAAAACTGGCAGAAGACCTTACCGGACTGGACATCAAATGCCTTCGCTTTCAAGAGTTCGAGCCCAAGCCTATTTATGATGGCATCTGGGCAAACGCCTCTCTGCTACATGTTCCGCACGAAGAACTACACGACGTGCTGACTTCGTTCAGAAACTCCCTCAAGCCGGGCGGATCGCTCTACTGTTCCTTTAAATATGGGAAACAGGATTCCATAGACGCGGTAGGCAGAAGCTTTACAAATAGAACCTGTGAAGCTTTGAATAAAGACTTAACCCTCGCCGGATTCACGGCACGACGAACCATCACGTTACAACAAAGCATCACACCAGAAGGTGCTTCGCAAGAATGGGTTATTGGGCTTGCCATAGCTCCGTAA
- a CDS encoding helix-turn-helix domain-containing protein, which produces MPRQQDKTRTASKTVAKHDPENAQAWAVIMAKILALRAQGKTMQQIGNLFGVGRDTVSRWISKEFGGEKTTFGDMLRYAKALEVPFEELLGTPCNSACVSAYNRTVGDILQEFAQDSDMSATDIATTANLSANEINAVFSGQTAATPEQLYGICTAIEINASIVLKRAAKEANNTPLSIE; this is translated from the coding sequence ATGCCAAGACAACAAGACAAAACGCGCACAGCCTCCAAAACCGTCGCCAAACATGACCCTGAAAATGCTCAGGCATGGGCTGTTATTATGGCAAAGATTTTGGCTCTACGAGCGCAAGGCAAGACGATGCAGCAAATAGGCAACTTGTTCGGCGTTGGACGCGATACCGTCTCCCGCTGGATAAGCAAAGAATTCGGCGGTGAAAAAACTACTTTTGGAGATATGCTCCGATATGCAAAGGCACTGGAAGTACCTTTTGAAGAGCTTCTTGGAACCCCCTGTAACTCGGCCTGCGTGTCTGCGTACAACCGCACTGTTGGCGATATCTTGCAAGAATTCGCACAGGACAGCGACATGTCCGCTACAGACATCGCAACCACAGCCAACCTCTCAGCCAACGAGATCAACGCTGTCTTTTCCGGTCAAACTGCTGCGACCCCTGAGCAGCTGTACGGCATATGTACAGCCATAGAAATCAACGCTTCTATCGTACTGAAAAGAGCTGCGAAAGAAGCAAACAACACCCCCCTAAGTATAGAGTAA